Within Halobacterium jilantaiense, the genomic segment CGCGTCGAAGTAGCCCTGGGAGACGTCGTCGACGCGCTCGGACTCGTAGCTCTCGGTGTTCGAGGTCTTGATGACCTGGATGCCGCCGAGGTTGTTCTCCAGCCGGGAGTTCAGGTGGCCGACCGACGACCGGACGTCGGCGTACTTCGGCTGGATTGCCTTCACGAACCGGTACGTGAACAGGGCGATGATGGGCACCGGCAGCATCGTGAGGATGGCGAGCTGCCAGTTCACGAAGAAGAGGTAGACGCCGATGGCGACCACCATCACCGACAGCCGGAACGCCGAGTTCAGGCCGTCGTTCAGGAACCGCTCCAGCCGGTTCACGTCGTTGCTGAGGATGGACATCATCTCGCCGGTCTGTTTGGTGGCGAAGAAGTCCATGTTCAGGCGCTGCATCTTGTCGTACGTGTCGGTGCGGACCTCGTGCTGGATGTGCTGGCTGAAGGAGTTGAACCCCCAGTTGCGGATCCAGTGGAACGCCGCGCCGAGGAGGAACGACCCCGCGATGAGACCGCCCATGAAGAGAATTTTTCCCGGGTCTTTCGGTGGTACCACCGAATCGGGGAGCCACGGCAGGAACGCCTTGTTGTCCTGAATGACAGAGTCGATGGCGAGCCCCAGGAGGACGGGCGGCGCGAGGTCGAGCACGCGCGCGAACACACTGGCGATGACCGCTACGACGGCCTCGAATCTGTGGTCCCGGCCGTACTCACTGAACAACTGGACCATCGCGTTGTCGACCTCTTCCCGTTGCTCCTCGAAGGGGTCGTCGTCGTCCGTTGCTGTACTCATGTCCCTGACCAGAAGTAGTCATCTGCAAAAAACGTTTCCTACGAATCGAAACACTCCCGCGGACGCGGGCAGCAGCCGGCCGTCAGCTACCCTCGGTGCCCGCGACGACGACCCTGTCGCCCTCCTCGACGCCGCGCTCGACCGTCCAGTTGTACGGCACCTCGAGCACCCACTTCCCGCGACCCGGGTACGGCGTCAGGTCCTCGTTGTCGTCCTCGGTGGGCGCGTGGTGGATTTCGGTGATGCGGCCGTCGGCGTCCACGTACACGATGTCGATAGGGAAGTCCATCGAGCGCATCACGTACGTGTGCCGGCCCTCGTCCGGGTAGACGAACAGCATCCCCTCGTCCGCACCGAGGGACTCGTGCTCGCTCAAGCCCGTGTACTGCTCGTCCGGCGTGTCGGCGATTTCCACAGTGACAGCTCCGAGACGGTCGTTTCGCTCACGGTCGCAGACGGTTACGCGGGGGCGCTCTGCGGTCGCTGTCGACTGCGCCGTCGGTGAACACGCCGTCGCAGTCGTCGCGGCCGTCGCATCACCATCCGTCCCGGGTTCTGACGCACTGAGCGGGGACCCCGCACAGCCAGCGACCACGAGCAGCGCGACCACTCCCAGCGTACGCCAGTCCATGCCGCGGTGTAGGGTAGCCCGGGGTTTGGCCGTTCCGGCGAAGGGAAACGGTTTTTGCCGCCCGACGGCTCGTTTCGAGTACGTGGGTTCGTGGTCTAGTTGGTCATGACGCGGCCTTTACAAGGCCGAGGTCGGTGGTTCAAATCCGCCCGAACCCATAGGAAATAAAGGCAAAGCGGCCGTTTCTGCCGCTTTCGTTGTCTCTCAGTCCGCGAGAGAGATCTGTCGCTTCTGCGGTGAACCGGCCGGCGACCGCTGCCCCGCGCTCGAACAGGGTGAGTGCCGTCCATGAGGCGGTTTTGCCCCGACTGCGGCGCGAGGCTGCGCCCATCGACGTCGCCGGGTGGACTCCCTCGCCGTGTCTGTCCGGACTGCGACTGTGGCCCAGTGGGGGTGAACGCGGGCCCATGACGGTGGTCGAGGACGTTCTCTCACCGGCTCAGTACGAGGCGTGGAGTGCGTGCCGCGCTCCGGGCGAGATGCCGGTTCGGATGTTCGCTCGCGAGACCGAGCGCTCAGAGGGGACAGTCGGGAACCACCTCAGGCGTGCCGAGGACAAGCTCGCGGCGGCAGCCGACGCCTTCGCGGCCGTCGCCGAACCCGTGGACTTCCTCGAGGAGCGCGACGCCCGCTCGACGAGCTGGGAGCGCGCCGCCCCGCTGGCTCCGGCAACCGAGATTCGACAGCTCAACAGCCACGCGTGGCTGCTCCAGCTTCCCGACGGCAGCCCCCACGTCACGGCGCTGCTACGGCGTCAGGGCAGCTATCAGGGATGGTGTGACTGCAACGGCTGGGAGTACCGCGACGACCCAGCGTCACCGTGCGCGCACCTCTGTACGCTCCGTCAGGGCGCGTTCGCTCACGTCGAGACCGCCGAAGGTGAACGCCTCCAGGTCACGGAGGCCAGCGCGACCCGCGAGCCCGTGACCGACGGCGGGGAGTTCGTCAAGCCGGCGGCTGGCGCGGATGGCCGCGAGTTCGGCCGCCCGGAGGGTCAGCTATGACAGCCGCTCGCGCTGTCAGACACGCTGAATCCAGCACGTCGGCCGCGCTGAGTGCGCTGCGAGCGGATGTCGCTCGTGTCATACCACCCCTCCCCGTCGGTGTGAATAGTAGTTATCGCGTGCCCGCCCGTCCAAGCACTCGCGATATTGTGCCCCCCGAAGGGGGGCAGCGCGCGGACGCTCGCACGCGAGTCGCCGCGGGGTGGTCGGCATGAGTGAGGACCTCTCGACTGACTCGATCGTGGTCACCATGTTCGTTACCTGCGCTCTGACGGGGTACGTCTATCCGGGCCAAACCGCGGTAGGGATGTTCGCCAGTGGTGTGACGGTCTACTACATTATCGGCATCGCAGCAGGAGCGTCACTGTGTGAGATGACGCCGTTCGTCGGGGGTGGTTCGGCGTGAGTCGGCACACTGTCCGCGTCGACGAGGAGGACCTCGACGAGTATCTGGACGACGCGGAGAACAAGAGTGAGCTGGTGCGAGAGGCCGTGCGGCTGTACCGGCTGAAGAACGGCGCTGTCGACGACGCCCGGCTCACCGACAAGCAGCGGGCGGCCTACGCGTGGCTCCGCGAATACGTCGGCGTCGAGGAGACGATGCAGTACGAGGTGGTCCAGACGGTGCTGTCCCAAAAGCTCTCGCTGGGCAAGGAGATCGTGAAGGAGCTCGTGTTGAAGCCGCTGGACCGACTGGGCTACCTCGACGTGACACCGCGGATGCACCACGTCATCGTCGAGGTCCGGCCGCCGGACGTCGTCGACGGGAAGAAGCCGACGACGCCCGACCCAGACGACCCAGATGGCGCAGGTGAGACGTTGG encodes:
- a CDS encoding DUF192 domain-containing protein — protein: MEIADTPDEQYTGLSEHESLGADEGMLFVYPDEGRHTYVMRSMDFPIDIVYVDADGRITEIHHAPTEDDNEDLTPYPGRGKWVLEVPYNWTVERGVEEGDRVVVAGTEGS
- a CDS encoding helix-turn-helix domain-containing protein, whose product is MTVVEDVLSPAQYEAWSACRAPGEMPVRMFARETERSEGTVGNHLRRAEDKLAAAADAFAAVAEPVDFLEERDARSTSWERAAPLAPATEIRQLNSHAWLLQLPDGSPHVTALLRRQGSYQGWCDCNGWEYRDDPASPCAHLCTLRQGAFAHVETAEGERLQVTEASATREPVTDGGEFVKPAAGADGREFGRPEGQL